The Exiguobacterium mexicanum genome includes a window with the following:
- the hisS gene encoding histidine--tRNA ligase, with the protein MKAPRGTQDLLPGTVETWQYVEEKLRDISARYNYKEIRTPIFETTDLFTRSVGETTDIVQKEMFTLVKKGKDEYTLRPEGTASVVRAFVTNKLFGSPDQPTKLYYMGPMFRYERPQKGRFRQLHQYGVEAIGSSDPAVDAEVISLAYTIYKSFGLKKIKVVVNSLGDAESRNAHREALIRHFEPVQDELCQDCQTRLHQNPLRVLDCKVDRDHPSMKSAPSILDFLNEESKTYFEKVLAHLDALGVAYEVDPTLVRGLDYYTHTAFEIMSEAEGFGAITTLCGGGRYNGLVQDIGGPDMPGIGFGIGLERLILALENEGVLPELETGLDVFVVAQGGTEVEVTATRLLQLLRSEGFKADRDYLGRKFKGQFKQADRLNAKFTVILGDDEVERGSASLKVMATGEQVDVPLSAVADKIRELSEGAGQ; encoded by the coding sequence ATGAAAGCACCACGCGGCACACAAGACCTGCTTCCGGGCACGGTCGAGACGTGGCAGTATGTCGAAGAGAAACTACGCGACATCAGCGCCCGTTACAACTATAAAGAGATTCGTACCCCGATTTTTGAAACGACCGACCTGTTCACAAGAAGCGTCGGCGAGACGACAGACATCGTCCAAAAAGAGATGTTCACACTCGTCAAGAAAGGCAAGGACGAGTATACGCTCCGTCCGGAAGGCACGGCCTCGGTCGTCCGCGCCTTCGTCACGAACAAGCTGTTCGGTAGCCCTGACCAGCCGACGAAACTGTACTACATGGGACCGATGTTCCGCTACGAACGTCCACAAAAGGGACGGTTCCGCCAACTGCACCAATACGGTGTCGAGGCGATCGGCAGTAGCGACCCAGCCGTTGACGCCGAGGTCATCAGCCTCGCCTACACGATTTACAAATCGTTCGGGCTTAAAAAAATCAAAGTCGTCGTCAACTCGCTCGGTGACGCCGAGAGCCGCAACGCTCACCGCGAAGCGCTCATCCGTCACTTCGAGCCGGTCCAAGATGAGTTATGCCAAGATTGCCAGACGCGGCTTCACCAGAACCCACTTCGCGTCCTCGACTGTAAAGTCGACCGCGACCACCCGTCGATGAAATCGGCACCATCGATTCTCGACTTCTTGAACGAAGAGTCGAAGACGTACTTCGAGAAAGTCCTCGCGCACTTGGACGCGCTCGGTGTCGCCTATGAGGTCGACCCGACGCTCGTCCGTGGTCTCGACTACTACACGCACACGGCGTTCGAGATCATGTCAGAAGCAGAAGGCTTCGGCGCCATCACGACGCTTTGCGGCGGTGGACGCTATAACGGTCTCGTCCAAGACATCGGCGGACCGGACATGCCGGGCATCGGCTTCGGGATCGGGCTCGAGCGACTCATCCTCGCTCTTGAGAACGAAGGAGTACTTCCTGAACTCGAGACGGGACTTGACGTCTTCGTCGTCGCCCAAGGCGGCACGGAAGTCGAAGTGACGGCGACACGCCTGTTGCAACTGCTTCGCAGCGAAGGCTTCAAGGCGGACCGCGATTACCTCGGCCGCAAGTTCAAAGGCCAATTCAAACAAGCCGACCGCTTGAACGCGAAGTTCACCGTCATCCTCGGAGACGATGAAGTCGAACGCGGCTCAGCTTCCCTCAAGGTCATGGCGACCGGGGAACAAGTCGACGTGCCGCTCTCGGCCGTCGCAGACAAAATTCGTGAACTATCGGAAGGAGCAGGACAATGA
- the dtd gene encoding D-aminoacyl-tRNA deacylase — translation MRVLLQRVKQASVTVDAETVGQIEAGYLLLVGVTHEDTETEVNWLADKVAGLRVFEDADEKMNLSIQDVDGKVLSVSQFTLYGDTQKGRRPAFTQAAKPDIAERLYEKFNDRLRTHGLVVETGQFGAMMDVALVNDGPVTLMLEKNA, via the coding sequence GTGCGTGTATTGTTGCAACGAGTGAAACAAGCCTCGGTCACCGTCGACGCGGAGACGGTCGGCCAAATCGAGGCCGGCTATCTGCTCCTCGTCGGGGTGACCCACGAGGACACCGAGACGGAAGTAAACTGGCTCGCCGACAAGGTGGCCGGACTCCGTGTCTTCGAGGACGCGGACGAGAAGATGAACCTATCGATTCAAGACGTCGACGGGAAAGTATTGTCCGTATCACAGTTCACGCTGTACGGCGACACGCAGAAAGGCCGTCGTCCCGCGTTCACGCAAGCGGCGAAGCCGGACATCGCGGAACGGCTTTACGAGAAATTCAACGATCGTTTGCGGACGCACGGGCTCGTCGTCGAGACCGGGCAGTTCGGGGCGATGATGGATGTCGCGCTCGTCAATGACGGACCGGTCACGCTCATGCTCGAAAAAAACGCTTGA
- a CDS encoding RelA/SpoT family protein, which produces MGEDEIAEVRRAYEYAKLHHTGQFRRSGEPYILHPVQVAGILVDIGLDATTIIGALLHDVVEDTDVTLKELADEFGVDVAMLVDGVTKLGKIKYKSKKEELAENHRKMIIAMAEDVRVILIKLADRLHNMRTLQHMPKEKQVQKAEETLEIFAPLAHRMGISTIKWELEDISLRYINPQQYYKIVSMMKQKRTEREALVTSVITEVNTVLEDVSIEADVNGRPKHIYSIYNKMVKHKKEFNEIYDLMAVRIIVDSIRDCYAVLGIIHTQYKPMPGRFKDYIAMPKPNMYQSLHTTVIGPKGEPLEVQIRTKDMHFIAEFGIAAHWAYKEGKSVATNGFDEKIAHLREILELQKDTTDAEEFMESLKVDFFSDMLYVFTPKGDVFELPKGSVPIDYAYRIHTEIGHRMTGAKVNGRMVPLDHKLETGDIIEIITSKHSYGPSKDWLKLAVSSQAKNKIRQWFKRQQREENVEKGKELVDVEIKKLGFEPKEVIDDQSLAVVVEKFNFGNEEEMYAAVGYHGITAAQVAHKLTEKQRKEPKLELSDAINELKVSQSPKKKTAEAGVSVKGIDNMLIRMSRCCNPVPGDEIVGYITRGRGVSIHRKDCLNIINEQHPERLLTVEWEAGQAKEKNYNVDIEITGYDRSGLLNDVLQAVSATNTNIVAVSGRGDQNKQARISMTISIPNVNHLQKVVDRIKQISDVYSVSRVMMT; this is translated from the coding sequence ATGGGTGAAGACGAGATTGCCGAAGTAAGACGCGCTTACGAATACGCCAAACTGCATCATACCGGTCAGTTCCGACGTTCAGGCGAACCCTACATTCTGCATCCGGTCCAAGTGGCCGGTATTCTCGTTGATATCGGGTTAGACGCGACGACCATCATCGGGGCGCTCTTGCACGACGTCGTCGAGGATACGGACGTCACGCTCAAAGAACTCGCCGATGAGTTCGGTGTCGATGTGGCCATGCTCGTCGATGGAGTGACGAAGCTCGGTAAAATCAAATATAAATCGAAAAAAGAAGAACTCGCTGAGAATCACCGTAAAATGATTATCGCAATGGCAGAAGACGTGCGCGTCATCTTGATCAAGCTGGCCGACCGTCTGCACAACATGCGGACGCTTCAACATATGCCGAAAGAGAAACAAGTTCAAAAGGCTGAAGAGACGCTCGAAATCTTTGCCCCGCTCGCCCACCGGATGGGGATCTCGACGATAAAATGGGAGCTCGAGGATATCTCGTTACGTTACATCAACCCGCAGCAATACTATAAGATCGTCTCGATGATGAAACAGAAGCGCACCGAACGCGAAGCGCTCGTCACATCGGTCATCACGGAAGTGAACACCGTTCTCGAGGACGTGAGCATCGAGGCCGATGTCAACGGCCGTCCGAAGCATATCTACTCGATTTACAACAAGATGGTGAAGCATAAAAAAGAGTTCAATGAAATTTATGACTTGATGGCCGTCCGCATCATCGTCGATTCGATTCGCGACTGTTACGCCGTCCTCGGCATCATCCACACGCAGTACAAGCCGATGCCAGGCCGGTTCAAAGACTACATCGCCATGCCGAAACCGAACATGTATCAGTCGCTCCACACGACGGTGATCGGACCGAAGGGTGAGCCGCTCGAAGTGCAAATCCGGACGAAGGACATGCACTTCATCGCCGAGTTCGGGATTGCCGCGCACTGGGCCTATAAAGAAGGAAAGAGTGTCGCGACGAACGGGTTCGATGAAAAAATCGCCCATCTTCGCGAGATTTTAGAGCTACAAAAAGATACGACCGACGCTGAGGAGTTCATGGAATCGCTCAAAGTCGACTTCTTCAGCGACATGCTCTACGTCTTCACACCGAAAGGTGACGTCTTCGAGTTGCCGAAAGGCTCGGTCCCGATCGATTACGCGTACCGCATCCATACCGAAATCGGTCACCGGATGACGGGCGCGAAAGTGAACGGACGGATGGTGCCGCTCGACCATAAACTCGAGACGGGTGACATCATCGAGATCATCACGTCGAAACACAGCTACGGGCCGAGCAAGGACTGGCTCAAACTCGCCGTCTCGAGCCAAGCGAAGAACAAGATTCGCCAATGGTTCAAGCGCCAACAGCGTGAAGAGAACGTCGAGAAAGGCAAAGAGCTCGTCGACGTCGAGATCAAGAAGCTCGGTTTCGAACCGAAAGAAGTGATCGATGACCAGTCGCTTGCCGTCGTCGTCGAGAAGTTCAACTTCGGGAACGAAGAAGAGATGTACGCCGCGGTCGGGTATCATGGCATCACGGCGGCGCAAGTCGCCCACAAGTTGACGGAGAAGCAGCGGAAAGAACCGAAACTCGAGCTGTCGGACGCGATCAACGAATTGAAAGTCAGTCAGTCACCGAAGAAGAAGACGGCCGAGGCCGGCGTCTCGGTGAAAGGGATCGACAACATGCTCATCCGCATGAGCCGGTGCTGTAACCCGGTACCGGGCGACGAAATCGTCGGGTATATCACGCGCGGACGCGGCGTGTCGATTCACCGGAAAGACTGCTTGAACATCATCAATGAGCAGCATCCGGAGCGGCTCCTCACGGTCGAGTGGGAAGCCGGACAAGCAAAAGAGAAGAACTATAACGTTGACATCGAGATCACAGGCTACGACCGTTCAGGGCTCTTGAACGACGTGCTTCAAGCCGTCTCGGCGACGAACACGAACATCGTGGCCGTGAGTGGACGCGGAGACCAGAACAAACAGGCCCGCATCTCGATGACAATCTCGATTCCGAACGTGAACCATCTGCAAAAAGTCGTCGACCGGATCAAGCAAATCTCGGACGTGTACTCGGTCAGCCGAGTCATGATGACGTAA
- a CDS encoding adenine phosphoribosyltransferase yields the protein MDFKQHIKEVADYPKEGISFKDITSLMQDGPAYKKAVDELIAYAQERGAELIAGPEARGFVVGCPAAYALELGFVPVRKEGKLPRETVRVSYGLEYGTDILTMHKDSIKPGQQVVILDDLLATGGTIEATIKMIEQLGGVVAGIGFLIELDGLGGRERLEGYDVFSLIRYED from the coding sequence ATGGATTTCAAACAGCATATTAAAGAAGTAGCGGATTACCCGAAAGAAGGGATCAGCTTCAAGGACATCACGTCACTCATGCAAGACGGCCCGGCTTATAAAAAAGCGGTCGACGAGCTCATCGCTTACGCACAGGAGCGCGGTGCTGAACTCATCGCCGGCCCTGAGGCACGCGGTTTCGTCGTCGGTTGCCCGGCAGCATACGCACTTGAGCTCGGGTTCGTCCCGGTCCGTAAAGAAGGCAAGTTGCCACGTGAGACGGTTCGCGTCTCTTACGGACTCGAATACGGCACAGACATTTTGACGATGCACAAAGACTCGATCAAACCGGGCCAACAAGTCGTCATCTTGGATGACTTGCTCGCAACAGGCGGAACGATCGAAGCGACAATCAAAATGATTGAACAGCTCGGCGGCGTCGTCGCTGGGATCGGATTCTTAATCGAGCTTGATGGACTTGGTGGACGTGAGCGTCTCGAAGGATACGACGTGTTCTCACTCATCCGTTACGAAGATTAA
- the recJ gene encoding single-stranded-DNA-specific exonuclease RecJ — protein MYHAKKRWVYPEMDTAAVEQLQTELNISEQLATLLTQRGHRDVEAAKAFLYVEDELTFHDPFLFEQMPKVVERVKRAADEGEMVLIYGDYDVDGVSASAVMWHALTEIGVMAECYIPNRFTEGYGPNKEAFSWAAGEGFTLIITVDCGISGIEEAALLKELGVDLIITDHHEPKETLPDAFAIIHPHIDPSYPYDKLAGAGVALKVAHAVLDRMPDELLDLAVLGTIADLVPLDGENRLLAKLGLKALDDSKRPGILALREVCALTDGTLNEESVGFAFGPRINAAGRLDSAMPALQMLLAESEEEALALAQQLDKQNKERQDIVKTIAKEATELVEASMTDDRVLVVASERWNPGVVGIVASRLVEAYYRPVILLCHDPKTGKAKGSGRSIDGFDLFKELSKNEDILPHFGGHPAAAGMTLLSENVAELRRRLNEQAESIPDETFVARVNVDLKLDVNDVSLDLIAEIGKLAPFGMGNPSPRVVVADARLRDIRQIGRDNTHLKVQLAGDKRELDGIGFGFGHVVSEISKMAHVSVMGSLQVNEWNGMRKPQLMIQDIRVDGFQVFDYRGKKNSLDELKQLPGDTTSFISFQGRDDFPLHDLSTPLKPFVVLLDLPDEEDVLADLLTEDVERIYCAFGQGGSFFEKLPTREDFRTYYVHMATCERKNLRENLIRLSIERKWSKNTIQFMHQVFSELEFLVTMEDGLPGVNPEAPKRDLTEAPCYKRRVGRVQLEERFIYASLAELKERLQSLRSNKMQEAYT, from the coding sequence ATGTATCATGCGAAGAAACGTTGGGTGTATCCGGAGATGGATACGGCCGCGGTTGAACAGTTACAGACAGAATTGAATATATCGGAGCAACTCGCGACGCTCCTCACACAACGGGGGCACCGCGACGTCGAGGCGGCCAAGGCGTTTTTATACGTCGAGGATGAATTGACGTTCCACGACCCGTTTTTATTTGAACAGATGCCAAAAGTCGTCGAACGTGTGAAACGGGCGGCCGACGAAGGCGAGATGGTGCTCATATATGGTGACTATGACGTCGATGGTGTCAGCGCCTCGGCCGTCATGTGGCACGCCTTGACCGAGATTGGCGTCATGGCGGAATGCTATATCCCGAACCGGTTCACCGAAGGATATGGGCCGAACAAAGAGGCGTTCAGCTGGGCCGCCGGTGAAGGGTTCACCCTCATCATCACGGTCGACTGCGGCATCTCGGGGATTGAAGAAGCGGCGCTCTTGAAAGAGCTCGGTGTCGATTTGATCATCACCGATCACCACGAACCGAAAGAGACGTTACCGGATGCATTCGCTATCATCCATCCTCATATCGACCCGTCGTATCCGTATGACAAACTCGCCGGGGCAGGCGTCGCCCTCAAAGTGGCGCACGCCGTGCTCGACCGGATGCCGGACGAGCTTCTCGACTTGGCCGTCCTCGGCACGATTGCCGATCTCGTCCCGCTCGATGGGGAGAACCGTTTGCTCGCCAAGCTCGGACTCAAGGCGCTCGATGATTCGAAACGCCCGGGTATTTTGGCGCTCCGTGAAGTGTGTGCGTTGACGGACGGGACATTGAACGAGGAATCGGTCGGGTTCGCGTTCGGTCCGCGCATCAACGCCGCTGGTCGTCTCGACTCGGCGATGCCGGCGCTCCAGATGTTGCTCGCCGAGAGCGAGGAAGAAGCGCTCGCACTGGCACAACAGCTCGACAAACAGAACAAAGAACGTCAAGACATCGTCAAGACGATCGCCAAAGAAGCGACGGAACTCGTCGAGGCCTCGATGACGGACGACCGCGTCCTCGTCGTCGCCAGCGAACGATGGAATCCGGGTGTCGTCGGGATCGTCGCCTCACGACTCGTCGAGGCGTACTATCGTCCGGTCATCCTGTTGTGCCACGACCCGAAAACAGGGAAGGCGAAGGGGTCGGGCCGTTCGATCGACGGTTTCGACTTGTTCAAAGAACTGTCGAAAAATGAAGACATCTTGCCGCACTTCGGCGGACACCCGGCCGCAGCCGGGATGACCTTGTTATCGGAAAACGTGGCCGAACTGCGCCGGCGTCTGAACGAACAGGCCGAATCGATTCCGGACGAGACGTTCGTCGCCCGCGTGAACGTCGACTTGAAACTTGACGTGAACGACGTGTCGCTCGACTTGATTGCAGAAATCGGCAAGCTCGCCCCGTTCGGGATGGGTAATCCATCACCGCGTGTCGTCGTGGCAGACGCTAGACTTCGCGATATCCGTCAAATCGGGCGCGACAACACCCATTTGAAGGTTCAGCTCGCCGGGGATAAGCGGGAACTTGATGGCATCGGCTTCGGTTTCGGTCACGTCGTCTCTGAAATCTCGAAGATGGCCCACGTCTCGGTCATGGGCAGTCTGCAAGTAAATGAATGGAACGGGATGCGCAAGCCGCAGCTCATGATTCAAGACATCCGTGTCGACGGGTTCCAAGTGTTCGATTATCGGGGCAAGAAAAATTCGCTCGACGAATTGAAACAGCTCCCGGGCGACACGACGTCGTTCATCTCGTTCCAAGGGCGGGACGACTTCCCGCTCCACGACCTCAGCACGCCGCTCAAGCCGTTTGTCGTCTTGCTCGATTTGCCGGACGAGGAAGACGTATTGGCGGACTTGTTGACCGAGGACGTCGAACGCATCTACTGTGCGTTCGGACAAGGCGGCTCGTTCTTCGAGAAGTTGCCGACGCGTGAAGATTTCCGAACATACTACGTCCACATGGCGACGTGCGAACGGAAAAACCTGCGCGAAAACTTGATTCGTTTGTCAATCGAGCGAAAATGGTCAAAAAATACGATTCAATTTATGCATCAAGTATTCTCTGAACTCGAATTTCTTGTTACAATGGAAGACGGACTGCCTGGAGTGAATCCAGAAGCGCCGAAACGCGATTTGACCGAAGCGCCGTGTTATAAGCGCCGGGTCGGACGAGTCCAACTCGAGGAGCGTTTCATCTATGCGTCGTTGGCAGAACTGAAAGAGCGGTTACAATCATTGCGATCGAACAAGATGCAGGAGGCTTACACATAA
- the zupT gene encoding zinc transporter ZupT has protein sequence MDSTILYAFLLTLFAGLATGIGSMIAFFAKRTNTAFLSVSLGFSGGVMIYVSFIEIFPKALDELVGAHGEQAGTLYTVLAFFGGMLLIALIDKFIPSPENPHEVKFVETMQNDPSSQELATTATERVPLNQETKQRLHKMGLFMALAITIHNFPEGLATFISALDDPAVGLAIAIAIALHNIPEGIAVSVPIYYATGSRKKALKLSFLSGLAEPLGAVVGFLLLMPFLSDTVFGLLFAGVGGIMVFISLDELLPAAREYGRAHHAVYGMVAGMMVMAASLILLM, from the coding sequence ATGGATAGTACGATACTCTATGCCTTTTTACTGACGCTGTTCGCTGGACTCGCGACGGGGATCGGAAGTATGATCGCCTTCTTCGCCAAACGGACCAACACGGCATTCTTGTCGGTATCCCTTGGCTTCTCAGGCGGGGTCATGATTTACGTATCCTTTATCGAGATTTTTCCGAAAGCGCTCGATGAACTCGTCGGGGCCCACGGAGAGCAGGCCGGGACGCTCTATACCGTCCTCGCCTTCTTCGGCGGGATGTTGTTGATCGCCTTGATCGACAAGTTCATCCCGTCTCCGGAAAACCCACACGAAGTCAAATTTGTCGAGACGATGCAAAACGACCCGTCGTCCCAGGAACTTGCGACGACGGCGACCGAACGTGTCCCATTGAACCAAGAGACGAAACAACGGCTTCATAAAATGGGTCTGTTCATGGCGCTCGCCATCACCATCCATAACTTTCCGGAAGGTTTGGCCACGTTTATCTCGGCCCTCGATGACCCGGCGGTCGGTCTCGCCATCGCCATCGCCATCGCATTACACAACATTCCGGAAGGCATCGCCGTCTCGGTCCCAATCTATTATGCGACCGGTTCTCGGAAGAAGGCGCTGAAACTGTCCTTCTTGTCCGGACTTGCCGAACCGCTCGGAGCGGTCGTCGGTTTCCTTCTTTTGATGCCATTCTTGAGTGACACGGTGTTCGGCCTCTTGTTCGCAGGCGTCGGCGGCATCATGGTGTTCATCTCGCTCGACGAGTTACTCCCAGCTGCCCGTGAATACGGACGGGCCCACCATGCGGTGTACGGCATGGTCGCCGGTATGATGGTCATGGCAGCCAGTCTGATTTTGTTAATGTAA
- the aspS gene encoding aspartate--tRNA ligase: protein MIGRTHMNGRVTESLIGQEVQLKGWVQKRRDLGGLIFIDLRDRTGIVQVVVRPENEAVHQLAESIRSEYVLDIKGTVLERENKNPNMPTGNVEVIASEINILNAAKMTPIPIGDEAENVSEDLRLKYRYLDLRRPALQETFRLRSKASNTIRNFLTEEEFLEVETPILTKSTPEGARDYLVPSRVHGGEFYALPQSPQLFKQLLMVAGFDRYFQIARCFRDEDLRADRQPEFTQVDIETSFMDVEDLMAMMESMMGQVMEATLGRTDTPAKFERMTYAEAMRRFGSDKPDTRFGLELIDVADAVTGAGFKVFDMALESNGQVKAINVKGEADKFSRKDIDKLQEFTAVYGAKGLAWLKVTPEGLNGPIAKFFDETYAQKLMEATNAEAGDLLLFVASKPTVVADSLGALRVKLGHELGLIDESKFNFLWVTDFPLVTFEEEDGRFYANHHPFTMPNREDLHLLETDPASVRALAYDLVLNGYELGGGSQRIYERDIQERMFKLLGFTEQEAVDQFGFLLEAFEYGTPPHAGIALGLDRLVMILAGRSNLRDTIAFPKTASASDLLTQAPSPVADAQLQELSIRTVVKEKK from the coding sequence ATGATCGGACGCACACATATGAACGGCCGCGTGACAGAGTCACTCATCGGCCAAGAGGTACAACTTAAAGGATGGGTACAAAAACGTCGCGACCTCGGAGGACTCATCTTCATCGACCTTCGTGACCGCACAGGCATCGTCCAAGTCGTCGTTCGCCCGGAAAACGAAGCGGTGCACCAGCTCGCCGAATCGATTCGCAGCGAATACGTGCTCGATATCAAAGGGACTGTCCTCGAGCGTGAGAACAAGAACCCGAACATGCCGACCGGGAACGTCGAAGTCATCGCTTCAGAGATTAACATCTTGAACGCGGCGAAGATGACGCCGATTCCAATCGGTGACGAGGCGGAAAACGTCTCCGAAGACCTCCGTCTCAAATACCGTTACCTTGACCTTCGTCGTCCGGCGCTCCAAGAGACGTTCCGCCTCCGTTCGAAAGCGTCGAACACGATTCGTAACTTCTTGACGGAAGAAGAGTTCCTCGAAGTCGAGACGCCGATTTTGACGAAATCGACCCCGGAAGGTGCGCGGGATTATCTCGTCCCGAGCCGTGTCCACGGCGGCGAGTTCTACGCGCTCCCGCAATCACCACAGTTGTTCAAACAGCTCCTCATGGTGGCCGGGTTCGACCGTTACTTCCAAATCGCACGCTGCTTCCGTGACGAAGACCTTCGGGCCGACCGTCAACCGGAATTCACGCAAGTCGATATCGAGACGAGCTTCATGGACGTCGAAGACTTGATGGCGATGATGGAATCGATGATGGGGCAAGTCATGGAAGCGACGCTCGGTCGCACCGATACGCCGGCCAAATTTGAACGGATGACATATGCGGAAGCGATGCGCCGTTTCGGATCAGACAAACCGGACACTCGGTTTGGTCTAGAGTTGATCGACGTCGCGGACGCGGTCACAGGTGCCGGCTTCAAAGTGTTCGATATGGCCCTCGAGTCAAACGGACAAGTGAAAGCGATCAACGTCAAAGGCGAGGCGGACAAGTTCTCGCGTAAAGACATCGACAAGCTTCAAGAGTTCACAGCCGTCTACGGTGCCAAAGGCCTCGCTTGGCTCAAAGTGACGCCGGAAGGCTTGAACGGACCGATTGCCAAGTTCTTTGATGAGACGTACGCTCAGAAATTGATGGAAGCGACGAACGCGGAAGCGGGCGACCTGCTCCTCTTCGTGGCATCAAAACCGACAGTCGTCGCCGACAGCCTCGGCGCGCTTCGCGTCAAGCTCGGTCATGAGCTCGGACTCATCGATGAGTCGAAGTTCAACTTCCTTTGGGTGACGGACTTCCCGCTCGTCACGTTCGAAGAAGAAGACGGCCGTTTCTACGCCAACCACCACCCGTTCACGATGCCAAACCGTGAAGACCTCCATCTTCTCGAAACGGACCCGGCGAGCGTACGTGCCCTCGCCTATGACCTCGTCTTGAACGGCTACGAGCTCGGTGGCGGATCGCAGCGGATTTATGAGCGTGACATTCAAGAGCGCATGTTCAAATTGCTCGGCTTCACAGAACAAGAAGCAGTCGATCAGTTCGGGTTCTTGCTCGAAGCGTTCGAATACGGCACACCACCGCACGCGGGTATCGCACTCGGTCTCGACCGTCTCGTCATGATCCTCGCGGGTCGTTCGAACCTTCGTGACACGATCGCCTTCCCGAAAACGGCGTCGGCGAGTGACTTGCTCACACAAGCACCAAGCCCGGTCGCGGACGCGCAACTCCAAGAGTTGTCGATTCGCACTGTGGTGAAAGAGAAGAAATAA